GATTTTTCCTTTTCATTCTTCTAATAAATTGTGCAGAGCATTTCGAGCTGCTTCTTCTTCAGCTCGTTGTTTTGACGGACCTTCTCCTTTTCCCATAAAGTTTTCGCCAACATAAACTTCAATAACAAAAGTTTTGCTGTGGTCAGGTCCCTTTTCCTCAACTAATTTATATTTTGGCAGAGCCCGCCATCTTTCTTGGGTTATCTCTTGAAGGTAGGTTTTAGGGTCAATATATTTTTTGTTTTTAATAATATCTTTCAAATAGGGAAGAAGGAATTTTTTAAAAATCTCTTCGGCTTTTTCAAAACCTTGATCAAGATATACAGCCCCTAGGAAAGCCTCAAAAAGATCAGCTAAAATTCCCTCTTTTTTTCTGCCGCCAGTTTGTTCTTCGCCTTTAGAAAGAAGGAGGAAGTTATTTAGCCCTATTTTCTGGCTGACTACAGCTAAGGTAGAAGTTCTTA
This window of the bacterium genome carries:
- the rnc gene encoding ribonuclease III — translated: MEKNLKSFLKKLGLEPKNLKIFKQAFVHRSYLNESPFKESNERLEFLGDAVLELLATEYLYRNLPNKEGDLSAIRAASVRTSTLAVVSQKIGLNNFLLLSKGEEQTGGRKKEGILADLFEAFLGAVYLDQGFEKAEEIFKKFLLPYLKDIIKNKKYIDPKTYLQEITQERWRALPKYKLVEEKGPDHSKTFVIEVYVGENFMGKGEGPSKQRAEEEAARNALHNLLEE